The Corynebacterium renale genome includes a region encoding these proteins:
- a CDS encoding gluconokinase: MRRHSLHISAKEAVGPYLIALDVGSTASRGGIYDASGRPLSGSKQRRAHAFTTATDGTSTIDADQVVEEIRSIIEDIKSFAAEAGIELSAVAFDTFASSLVCVAGGEAITPCVTYADARCAAYVDKLAELAGDEAEYHARTGVRFHTSYLPARILWLAAEHPDVLARTEKMMSLGEYVYFKLAGIEGQAVATAAWAGILNAHTAEYDTPILEAVGANMDWFAPLKFPDEPALHDGLRWFHAIPDGWSSNVGSGAVDGIVGLSAATSGAARLLLDHVPEKIPTGLWCYRVGRHEALLGGALNDVGRAISWLETNLAPVSEKQRTALLAADYEDTIPTVLPFFTGERSTGWRGGTRAEFHGVSASTTPADLWRGTLEGVAVSYARVWEHMLSTGARPKAVVASGSVTATVPGWLQLLADQLDTPVIPLNMKRATLRGTAVIAMEQLIDAPPVPDLPFGKPYAPGNTTAARAVYDKFIHHYG; encoded by the coding sequence ATGCGCCGTCATTCATTGCACATTAGCGCCAAAGAGGCTGTAGGACCGTACCTTATTGCTCTGGATGTGGGGTCGACTGCCTCACGTGGGGGTATTTACGATGCGTCGGGGCGGCCGTTGTCGGGGTCGAAGCAGCGTCGGGCGCACGCATTTACCACCGCCACGGATGGCACGTCGACCATTGACGCTGACCAGGTGGTCGAGGAGATTCGCAGCATCATCGAAGACATTAAGTCTTTCGCTGCGGAGGCTGGTATTGAGCTCAGTGCGGTGGCGTTCGATACGTTTGCGTCGTCGCTGGTGTGCGTGGCGGGTGGGGAAGCTATCACGCCGTGTGTGACGTATGCGGATGCCCGGTGTGCGGCTTACGTCGATAAGCTGGCGGAACTTGCCGGCGACGAGGCCGAGTACCACGCGCGCACGGGTGTGCGTTTCCACACGTCGTACCTGCCGGCGCGGATTCTGTGGCTGGCGGCTGAGCACCCGGACGTGCTGGCGCGCACCGAAAAGATGATGAGCCTGGGCGAGTACGTGTACTTCAAGCTCGCTGGCATCGAAGGTCAAGCCGTCGCGACGGCCGCGTGGGCGGGCATCCTCAACGCGCACACCGCCGAATATGACACCCCCATTCTGGAAGCGGTCGGCGCGAACATGGACTGGTTCGCCCCACTGAAGTTCCCGGATGAGCCCGCGCTTCACGACGGCCTCCGGTGGTTCCACGCCATCCCCGACGGCTGGTCCTCCAACGTGGGCTCCGGCGCAGTCGACGGCATCGTCGGCCTGTCCGCCGCCACCTCGGGCGCGGCCCGCCTCCTGCTTGACCACGTCCCGGAGAAAATTCCGACCGGCCTGTGGTGCTACCGCGTCGGACGCCACGAAGCGCTCCTCGGCGGGGCACTCAACGACGTTGGCCGCGCCATCTCCTGGCTCGAAACCAACCTCGCACCCGTCAGCGAGAAACAACGCACCGCCCTGCTTGCCGCCGACTACGAAGACACAATCCCCACCGTCCTGCCATTCTTCACCGGCGAACGCTCCACCGGGTGGCGCGGCGGCACACGCGCCGAATTCCACGGCGTCAGCGCGTCGACCACCCCCGCCGACCTGTGGCGCGGCACCCTCGAAGGCGTTGCCGTATCGTACGCGCGCGTCTGGGAACACATGCTGTCCACCGGGGCGCGCCCCAAAGCGGTGGTGGCGTCGGGAAGCGTCACCGCGACAGTCCCCGGGTGGTTGCAGCTGCTCGCCGACCAGCTCGACACCCCCGTCATCCCGCTCAACATGAAGCGCGCCACCCTCCGCGGCACCGCAGTCATCGCCATGGAGCAGCTTATCGACGCCCCTCCGGTGCCCGACCTGCCCTTCGGAAAACCCTACGCGCCGGGCAACACCACCGCCGCCCGCGCAGTCTACGACAAATTCATCCACCACTACGGATAA
- a CDS encoding PaaI family thioesterase translates to MPVAGNEQPFGALHGGATLALIETVGSVAALAHARQRGCVPVGVDVHATHHRAVTTGRVTACATPLHEGGRVASYRVDVTDEEGHLVASGTVTNLLVTAPR, encoded by the coding sequence ATGCCCGTGGCCGGCAACGAACAACCCTTCGGCGCCCTCCACGGCGGGGCCACGCTCGCGCTCATCGAAACCGTCGGAAGCGTCGCGGCGCTTGCGCACGCCCGGCAGCGCGGGTGCGTGCCCGTCGGCGTGGACGTGCACGCCACGCACCACCGCGCCGTCACCACCGGACGGGTCACCGCATGCGCCACCCCGTTGCATGAGGGGGGCCGCGTGGCCTCGTACCGGGTGGACGTTACGGATGAGGAGGGCCACCTGGTGGCGTCGGGCACGGTGACGAACCTGCTTGTAACCGCCCCCCGTTAG
- a CDS encoding DUF4185 domain-containing protein gives MWRVRKLFTAVVAVAVCAAAVVSPASAQSSFGSSSPTSPDASVSATQWASKISEGLKVTRVTDLFGRGLSDFLNILSGDLGMMAPLGSGEEFAIIFGDSFRGHTVGQGEWLSPIGARARMNAAGEIELLAPLNDGAQVEQLLEYEHTDMLTLLPSDVINIRGTLYMQGMWNRGVGNVLGTEIWRSTDNGQTWQSVAKTSTSYMGGMGNLITWEHGPDGYIYVMSSQFQRNDPVYLSRFREADIADRSKWDLYDPTTGQWGTTGRPILDDRMKAGEMSLRYIQGHWVLAMFNQATMAIEVRISDTIARDWDTITPANVVIAGHGGWGAAQTPSNFTQLYGGYIVPGSTLDNLDLVVSQWNTGTNARYNSTQFNVRGLETFFGIGARPATRDANTLDVTAHTPTR, from the coding sequence ATGTGGCGGGTGAGAAAACTATTCACCGCTGTGGTTGCTGTGGCCGTGTGTGCCGCGGCTGTTGTGTCGCCGGCGTCGGCGCAGAGTTCTTTCGGTTCGTCATCGCCGACATCCCCGGATGCGTCAGTGTCTGCGACGCAGTGGGCGTCGAAAATTTCGGAGGGACTCAAGGTCACCCGCGTCACGGACCTATTCGGGCGCGGCCTGTCGGACTTCCTGAACATCCTGTCCGGTGACCTGGGCATGATGGCCCCGCTGGGTTCGGGGGAGGAGTTCGCCATTATCTTCGGCGACTCGTTCCGCGGGCACACGGTCGGCCAGGGCGAGTGGTTAAGCCCCATCGGGGCCCGCGCCCGGATGAATGCGGCGGGCGAAATTGAATTACTCGCCCCCCTCAACGATGGGGCCCAGGTAGAGCAGCTGCTCGAGTATGAGCACACGGACATGCTCACTCTCTTGCCTAGCGACGTCATCAACATCCGCGGCACCTTATATATGCAAGGAATGTGGAACCGGGGCGTCGGCAACGTGTTGGGCACCGAAATTTGGCGGTCAACCGACAACGGCCAGACGTGGCAGTCGGTGGCGAAGACGTCGACAAGCTACATGGGTGGCATGGGCAACCTCATCACCTGGGAGCACGGGCCTGACGGCTACATCTACGTGATGAGTTCCCAATTCCAGCGCAACGACCCCGTCTACCTGTCCCGCTTCCGCGAAGCCGACATCGCCGACCGCAGCAAATGGGACCTCTACGACCCCACCACCGGCCAATGGGGCACCACCGGCCGACCCATCCTGGACGACCGGATGAAAGCCGGCGAAATGAGCCTGCGCTACATCCAAGGCCACTGGGTACTCGCCATGTTCAACCAGGCGACCATGGCCATCGAAGTACGCATCAGCGATACCATCGCCCGCGACTGGGATACCATCACCCCGGCGAACGTCGTCATCGCTGGGCACGGCGGCTGGGGCGCCGCCCAAACCCCGTCAAACTTCACCCAACTCTACGGCGGATACATCGTCCCCGGCTCCACCCTGGACAACCTGGACCTCGTGGTCTCCCAATGGAACACCGGCACCAACGCCCGCTACAACTCCACCCAATTCAACGTCCGCGGCCTGGAAACCTTCTTCGGCATCGGGGCGCGGCCCGCCACCCGCGACGCCAACACCCTCGACGTCACGGCGCATACGCCTACCCGTTAG
- a CDS encoding VanZ family protein has protein sequence MKTWARFSLLGYVGVIIALTCLKTFYQIGYLWLPENQRVRELRLIPFVRFFNGRGWFAPLFDMVGNIMLFAPLGALLVVVGVRVGRAVWAGFALSLSVEVIQFVFAVGRTDISDLIFNTLGAFLGAWVASVVRTPSWRMRWHAFIVGLTTAAVAVFIVLVILGPALGDPAKVVPVGA, from the coding sequence ATGAAAACGTGGGCACGCTTTTCCCTCCTCGGCTACGTGGGCGTGATTATTGCGCTGACGTGTTTGAAGACGTTCTACCAAATCGGCTACCTGTGGCTGCCGGAAAATCAGCGCGTCCGCGAGCTGCGGCTCATCCCGTTCGTGCGTTTCTTTAACGGGCGCGGCTGGTTCGCCCCACTTTTCGACATGGTCGGCAACATCATGCTCTTCGCCCCACTGGGTGCGCTGCTCGTAGTGGTGGGCGTCCGGGTGGGCCGCGCAGTGTGGGCTGGTTTCGCGCTCAGCTTGTCAGTGGAGGTCATCCAGTTCGTATTCGCTGTTGGGCGCACGGACATCAGCGACCTCATTTTCAACACCTTGGGTGCGTTCCTCGGCGCGTGGGTGGCCAGCGTCGTGCGCACCCCGTCGTGGCGTATGCGGTGGCACGCGTTCATTGTGGGCTTAACGACGGCCGCCGTCGCCGTCTTTATCGTCTTGGTGATTCTGGGCCCGGCGTTGGGGGATCCGGCGAAGGTTGTGCCGGTCGGTGCTTAG
- a CDS encoding Fpg/Nei family DNA glycosylase, which translates to MPEGHVIHALARDLSAAFAGRTVAVSSPQGRFATEAALLDGTTLTHASAWGKHLFIEFDAPTDDNIVHIHLGLIGIMRLSEHADPVGQVRLRISDGHTDADLHGPQWCRLISPEAMGAVVGKQGADPLRPDSDPSGVFKKVARSRKTIGALLMDQKLFAGVGNIYRAETLFRLGISPFQLGHEIKDSELRDIWDDLVHLMAIGVERGRIDTVRDEHLPEAMGREPRKDDHGGEVYVYRREGQPCYQCGTPIRHQVMEGRNLFWCPTCQPKRRRKGRLG; encoded by the coding sequence ATGCCTGAAGGTCACGTCATCCATGCCCTCGCCCGCGATCTAAGCGCCGCCTTCGCCGGACGCACCGTAGCGGTCAGCAGCCCGCAAGGCCGCTTCGCCACCGAAGCAGCGCTTCTCGACGGCACCACCCTCACCCACGCCTCCGCCTGGGGAAAACACCTCTTCATCGAGTTCGACGCCCCCACCGACGACAACATCGTCCACATCCACCTCGGCCTCATCGGCATCATGCGCTTAAGCGAACACGCCGACCCGGTCGGGCAAGTGCGCCTACGCATCAGCGACGGGCACACCGACGCAGACCTGCACGGGCCCCAGTGGTGCCGTCTGATTAGCCCGGAAGCGATGGGGGCGGTCGTCGGCAAGCAGGGTGCCGACCCGCTGCGCCCAGACTCCGACCCCAGCGGCGTGTTCAAGAAAGTGGCCCGGTCGCGCAAAACGATCGGCGCGCTACTCATGGACCAGAAACTGTTCGCCGGCGTGGGCAACATCTACCGCGCCGAAACGCTTTTCCGGCTCGGCATCTCCCCCTTCCAGCTCGGCCACGAAATCAAAGACTCCGAACTGCGCGACATCTGGGACGACCTCGTCCACCTCATGGCCATCGGCGTGGAACGCGGGCGCATCGACACCGTCCGCGACGAACACCTCCCCGAAGCCATGGGCCGCGAACCCCGCAAAGACGACCACGGCGGCGAAGTCTACGTCTACCGCCGCGAAGGTCAGCCCTGCTACCAATGCGGCACCCCCATCCGCCACCAAGTCATGGAAGGCCGCAACCTATTCTGGTGCCCCACCTGCCAGCCGAAACGCCGCCGGAAAGGGCGGCTGGGCTAA